The Deinococcus roseus genome has a window encoding:
- a CDS encoding DinB family protein, with protein sequence MKEQILKELTEVIRETFEGGLPGQGTQYLDHQSGIYPTMDSLTAQQASFSWNGIPSIASHIRHMKFHLQVVAEWLQGQQHKRDWLASFQPYTVTEEEWKQLKTDFENTRQAFLEEVGKLSEEQFQEDMGHGAVAHLAYHLGAVRQLMHLVPKEVQDV encoded by the coding sequence ATGAAGGAACAGATTCTGAAAGAACTGACCGAGGTCATTCGCGAGACGTTTGAAGGGGGGTTGCCCGGACAGGGCACCCAGTACCTGGACCACCAGTCAGGCATTTACCCCACCATGGACAGCCTGACCGCACAGCAGGCCTCTTTTTCCTGGAATGGCATTCCCAGCATTGCCAGCCACATCCGGCACATGAAATTCCACCTTCAGGTGGTTGCGGAATGGCTGCAGGGCCAGCAGCACAAAAGGGACTGGCTGGCCAGTTTCCAGCCGTACACCGTCACGGAAGAAGAGTGGAAGCAGCTCAAAACCGACTTTGAAAACACCCGGCAAGCTTTCTTGGAAGAAGTGGGAAAACTGTCCGAAGAACAGTTTCAGGAGGACATGGGACACGGCGCTGTGGCCCACCTGGCTTACCATCTGGGGGCTGTGCGGCAACTGATGCATCTGGTGCCGAAGGAAGTGCAGGACGTGTAG
- the aat gene encoding leucyl/phenylalanyl-tRNA--protein transferase, whose protein sequence is MNHLDVYDIANGYAQGYFLMAGEDGKLGWYSSKERTLIPLDERFHIPKSLRRALNSGRFEVRIDGDFAGTVAGCAAREETWISDELKDIYFKLNEVGLAHSFETWHEGKLAGGILGIVLGGAFIGESMFFRVPEASKVAMVRLVEHLQAKNFTLYDAQLMNPHLERFGAYNIKSKQYQKLLDQALQQDVLFAD, encoded by the coding sequence ATGAATCATCTGGATGTGTATGACATTGCCAACGGCTACGCCCAGGGGTATTTCCTGATGGCTGGAGAAGACGGAAAACTGGGATGGTACTCCTCTAAAGAGCGCACCCTGATTCCGCTGGACGAGCGTTTCCACATCCCAAAATCCCTGAGGCGTGCCCTCAACAGTGGCCGTTTTGAGGTCAGGATCGATGGGGATTTTGCGGGCACCGTGGCAGGATGCGCTGCCCGTGAGGAAACCTGGATTTCGGATGAACTGAAAGACATCTATTTCAAACTGAATGAAGTGGGTCTTGCCCACTCTTTTGAAACCTGGCATGAAGGCAAACTGGCAGGCGGCATTCTGGGCATCGTGCTGGGCGGGGCTTTCATCGGGGAAAGCATGTTTTTCCGGGTTCCAGAGGCCAGCAAGGTGGCGATGGTGCGTCTGGTGGAGCACCTGCAGGCAAAAAATTTCACCCTGTACGATGCCCAGCTGATGAATCCACACCTGGAGCGCTTCGGGGCCTACAACATCAAGTCAAAACAGTACCAGAAGTTGCTGGACCAGGCATTGCAACAAGATGTCCTTTTTGCAGACTGA
- a CDS encoding peptidoglycan DD-metalloendopeptidase family protein yields the protein MKFQIKTLLITLSLLGLAQAGDYTVKSGDTLSRIAQQFGITVQDLKSANNLTSDIIRIGQVLDIPGLSDTETIEVGKLSVTLPKKVWDGQAFSVRLRGEDADKAIVRFLSEVSEDVREPAEYLKSVAIKDREAIVLGRVVLGNVGKTIQIEIAHGEKVNTLEIPVTVKQATVRPLNLSPEVAAKLNPTNQSIEDKVLNKVYAMRTPQQWTKAFQDPGVKAVSAGFGTKRIYKPGEPVKYHYGSDFPAKTGTPVYAVNDGTVVVAAKYEIRGNLVVIDHGLGVQSLYFHQSKLLVKVGDTVQKGQKIGEVGTTGLSTGPHLHWEMRVRGEATNPQEWVGKIYP from the coding sequence GTGAAGTTTCAGATCAAAACCCTGCTCATCACCCTGAGTTTGCTTGGCCTCGCCCAGGCCGGAGATTACACCGTCAAATCAGGAGACACCCTCTCCAGAATCGCTCAGCAGTTTGGGATCACGGTGCAGGACCTCAAAAGTGCCAACAACCTGACCAGTGACATCATCCGCATCGGACAGGTGCTGGACATTCCGGGCCTGTCTGACACCGAAACCATCGAGGTGGGCAAGCTCTCTGTGACCCTGCCCAAAAAAGTCTGGGATGGTCAGGCCTTCAGTGTGCGCCTGAGGGGCGAAGATGCCGATAAAGCCATCGTGCGCTTCCTCAGTGAAGTCAGCGAAGATGTGCGTGAACCCGCCGAGTACCTGAAGTCCGTTGCAATCAAGGACAGAGAAGCCATTGTGCTGGGACGGGTGGTGCTGGGCAATGTGGGCAAAACCATCCAGATTGAAATTGCCCACGGCGAAAAAGTGAACACCCTGGAAATTCCGGTGACCGTCAAACAGGCCACCGTGCGCCCCCTCAACCTCTCGCCTGAAGTGGCCGCCAAGCTGAACCCCACCAACCAGTCCATCGAAGACAAAGTGCTGAACAAGGTTTATGCCATGCGCACCCCCCAGCAGTGGACCAAAGCCTTTCAGGACCCCGGCGTCAAGGCGGTCTCGGCTGGATTTGGCACCAAACGCATCTACAAACCGGGAGAGCCCGTCAAATACCACTACGGATCCGACTTCCCGGCCAAAACCGGCACCCCTGTCTACGCCGTCAATGATGGCACGGTGGTGGTGGCTGCCAAATACGAAATCCGGGGCAACCTGGTGGTGATTGACCACGGTCTGGGGGTGCAAAGCCTGTACTTCCACCAGTCCAAATTGCTGGTCAAGGTCGGAGACACCGTCCAAAAAGGCCAGAAGATTGGCGAGGTGGGCACCACAGGCCTCTCGACGGGACCTCACCTGCACTGGGAAATGCGGGTGCGCGGAGAAGCCACCAATCCGCAAGAGTGGGTGGGGAAAATTTACCCTTGA
- the dtd gene encoding D-aminoacyl-tRNA deacylase — MRIVVQRVKHASVTVEGEISGSIGQGFLLLVGVSHEDTLQDAEFMASKIAKLRVFNDQDGKMNLSLDQVGGQVLSVSQFTLFADWRKGNRPSFIRAAKPEHAKALWEEFNHFLRKQGFEVQTGIFAADMKVELFNDGPVTLILDSKENA, encoded by the coding sequence ATGCGCATCGTGGTTCAGCGTGTCAAACATGCCTCTGTCACGGTGGAGGGGGAAATCTCAGGGTCCATCGGGCAGGGGTTTCTGCTGCTGGTGGGTGTGTCCCATGAAGACACCCTGCAAGACGCCGAATTCATGGCCTCCAAAATTGCCAAACTGCGCGTTTTCAATGACCAGGACGGCAAAATGAACCTTTCGCTGGATCAGGTGGGAGGTCAGGTGCTCTCGGTCAGCCAGTTCACCCTGTTTGCAGACTGGCGCAAGGGAAACCGTCCTTCTTTCATCCGCGCTGCCAAACCCGAGCATGCAAAAGCCCTCTGGGAAGAATTCAACCACTTCCTCAGAAAACAGGGCTTTGAGGTGCAGACGGGCATCTTTGCGGCAGACATGAAAGTCGAACTCTTCAACGATGGGCCAGTGACCCTGATCCTCGATTCCAAGGAGAACGCGTGA
- a CDS encoding DUF1844 domain-containing protein: MPNADFVGLVQSLLSTAEGAMGEFSPVHHRVQNDGLARDRARKTVESSLRLLIMLQEKSRGNLDFTESDILSHAIQVVREYHQQFEA, from the coding sequence ATGCCAAATGCTGATTTTGTGGGACTGGTCCAGAGCCTCCTCTCCACCGCTGAAGGGGCGATGGGAGAATTCAGCCCGGTGCACCACCGGGTGCAGAACGATGGCCTCGCCAGGGACCGGGCCAGGAAGACCGTGGAAAGCAGCCTGAGACTCCTGATCATGCTGCAGGAAAAATCCCGTGGAAACCTGGATTTCACCGAAAGCGACATCCTGTCCCATGCCATCCAGGTGGTCCGGGAATACCACCAGCAGTTCGAGGCCTGA